The following DNA comes from Phytohabitans rumicis.
CCGGCGAGACCGCCGCCGTTTTGCACGCCGTGGAAGAACGCCTCGGTGGCCTTGGCCGTGCCGCCCGGGTACCTGCTCTTCGGGAACGCCGGCACCTGCACCTCGGTGTCCCGCGGGATCGAGATCAGGTACGCCTGGTCGTGGCTGGCCGGGATGTGCAGGATGATGATCGTGTCGGCCCGGGTGTCGGTGACGTCCTTGCCGACCCGGGTATCCACGCCGAGCAGCAGCAGGTCGATGGGCCCGTCCAGGCTCTTGCCGCCCTCGGCGTCGGTCTTGCCGGCACCGCCGACCAGGTTGTCGGTCTCGATGTTGCCGGTGACCTGCCCGATCAGGGCCTTGCTGCCGACGATGGCCCCACCGCTCGCCATCATGACCACCGCACCGAAGACGATCATCAGCCGCGCCCAGAGCGGATCCTTGCGCCTGCCCCTGGGGGTGGGTGCGGCGGCCGAGGAGGACTTCTTGGTGGGGGCTTGACGGGAGTGGATGCGGCGGCCTGACTCAGCGACGACGGGCGTCGGGGGGTCTGTACCGGCATGCTCGACTCCAGGCAGGCAACAGGGGGCTAGCCCACTGTACGGACACCGTCCCGTTCCCGCGAGTTCTCCTTGGTTTCAGATTCGTGTCTTCCGATGGATGGTTCGCCGCAAATCGGGGCGTACTCGGCTACGCCTTGGCGACGTACTGCGGATGGCTGAGCAGGAAGTCGCTCAGCGTGCCGTCCCGTACGGCGGCCAGCATCTGGATCGACTCGGCATTGAGCTGCTGGTACTCCACCCCGCCCAGGGTCACCGTGTTGAAGTCGCCGGCATTGGTCTTGATCAACACCAGGTCGTTGGCGGCCACGCCACGCAGCGTGAAGATGAAGTCCTCGACCGGTATGCCCTGGGTGTCCAGGATGAACGCTTTGCCCGCCGCCTTGATCACGTTGTTCAGCTTGAGCGGGTTGGTGATCACGCCCTTGCTGGTCGCCTCCTTGGCGATCGCCTTGATCAGCTGCTGCTGGTGGCGCTGCCGGCCGTAGTCGCCGTCCGACAGGCTCTTGCGGATCCGGGCGTAGTCGAGCGCGAGCTGGGCGGACATCCGGCGGCAGCCCTTCTCGTGGACCACCGGCTTCGCGCCGGCCGGCAGGTCCTGGATGCCCACGCCCTCCTTGTACCAGAGCTTGTAGATCTTGCCCTTCTTGTCGATGCCCAGGTGGATCGACTCGGCCCGTTCGTCGACGCACATGTTCACGCCGCCGAGCTCCTTGACGACCGCCTCGAAGCCGCCGAAGTCGATGATCGCGGCGCCGTTGAACGTGATCCCGGTCAACTTGTTGATCGTGTGGGCGAGCAGGCTGAAGCCCCGAGCACGCTTCTCCAGTTCGGTACCGCCACCCTGATAGCCGTACGAGAAGGCGGCGTTGATCTTATCGGTGGCGCCGGAGAAGCCGATCTTGTCGTACGCCGGGATGTCCACCCGCCAGTCCCGCGGGATGGAGACCAGGTACGCCTGGTCGTGGCTGGCCGGGATGTGCAGCACGATGATCGTGTCGGCCAGCACGCTGGTCTCGGAACTGCCCCTGGGTCGGGCGTCGATGCCGACCAGCAGCAGGTTGACCGCGCCCTTGATGTTGTTGCCGCCGGGCCGCTGGGCGGCCGCCGCCTCGCCGCCGAGGAGGTTGGTGGTCTCGATGTTCGACGTGGCGCTGCCGATCACCACCCGGACGCCGACGATCGCGGTGCCGCTCAACATCATCAGCACGGCTCCGGCGACGACGGTGATACGGGCCCAGAGGGGATCCCTGCGGCGCCGTTGGCCGCGCTCCACCTGCATGCGTTGGGTCCGATCGCCGGATGGTCAGGTCCAGCGCGGAAGCTACCGCCACCCCCGATACGCCAGGTGAAACGCAGGTAGCGCCCCGAAGAACGCTGCCCCACACCGTCGCGCCTCCGCGCGGCCCTCGCGCGGCCGTCGCCCCTCCGCGCGGCCCTCGCGCGGTCCTCGCGCCCTCCGCGCGGATCAAGGACTTCCGCGTCGATCAAGGGCAAACGGCCGTGGATTGGAGATCAAACCACGACCGTTCGGCCTTGATCGACGCGAAAGTCCTTGATCGACGCCGCGAAAGCAGCGTCGGCGGCGCAAGCGGCGCGGGTGCGGTCAGCCGCCGGGCTTGGGGGATGGGGAGGCGTTCGTGGTGACCCACTCCTCCATCTTGTCGGCCGCCATCGCCTGGTACATGGCCAGCGCCTTCTCCTTGTCCGACACCACCACGGACTCGCCGTTGATCGTGTCGCTGCCCTTGTGCGGGCTGGTGACGAACTTCAGGTTCTCGCCGCGCAGGCTGCGGAACTGCAGCGCCATGTCGACCAGGCCGAAGTCCTCGTCCACGGTGACGGCCTTGGTGGTCGCCTTGAGGAAGTCGTTGAGCTTCTTCGGGTTGGTCAGCGTGCCGGAGCTGGCCGCCTTGTCCATCAGCGCCCGCAGGAACTCCTGCTGGTGCCGCATCCGGGCGAAGTCGCCGTCCGGGAACTGCTTGCGCTGGCGGATGTAGTCCAGGGCCTGCGCGCCGTCCATGTGGTTGACGCCCTTCTTGAACGTCCGGTACGGCTTGTGGATCGAGGTGATGGTGCGCTCGACGTTCAGGTCGACGCCGCCGAGCGCGTCGGTGACCTCCTTGAAGCCGCCGAAGTCGATCGCCATCACGTGGTCGATGCGGACGTCGGTGAAGCACTCCACGGTGCGTACCGCGAGCGGGAGCCCGCCGAACGCGAAGGCCGCGTTGATCTTCGCGCGCTGGCCGCTGCCGCAGTCGGCGCTGGCGTTCTCCGGGATGGGCACGTAGAGGTCGCGCGGGATGGAGACCAGGTACGCCTTGTCGTGGCTGGCCGGGATGTGCATCACGATGATCGTGTCGGCCCGCCACTGGCTGCTCTTGTCCACCG
Coding sequences within:
- a CDS encoding LCP family protein, giving the protein MMLSGTAIVGVRVVIGSATSNIETTNLLGGEAAAAQRPGGNNIKGAVNLLLVGIDARPRGSSETSVLADTIIVLHIPASHDQAYLVSIPRDWRVDIPAYDKIGFSGATDKINAAFSYGYQGGGTELEKRARGFSLLAHTINKLTGITFNGAAIIDFGGFEAVVKELGGVNMCVDERAESIHLGIDKKGKIYKLWYKEGVGIQDLPAGAKPVVHEKGCRRMSAQLALDYARIRKSLSDGDYGRQRHQQQLIKAIAKEATSKGVITNPLKLNNVIKAAGKAFILDTQGIPVEDFIFTLRGVAANDLVLIKTNAGDFNTVTLGGVEYQQLNAESIQMLAAVRDGTLSDFLLSHPQYVAKA
- a CDS encoding LCP family protein is translated as MSATRSSYGASSGRAAVPGTNPPNGGRISGRAAIPDTYDRGRSPVRSGSGGRGPGGPGGPGGPGGPVYPGGRGRRLRPKWGRIALVAVIALVVLGLAGAGGVWAYVNGLDDDLARTDPFSEITGGRPAKTVDGTLNILMVGSDSRDPDAPVDKSSQWRADTIIVMHIPASHDKAYLVSIPRDLYVPIPENASADCGSGQRAKINAAFAFGGLPLAVRTVECFTDVRIDHVMAIDFGGFKEVTDALGGVDLNVERTITSIHKPYRTFKKGVNHMDGAQALDYIRQRKQFPDGDFARMRHQQEFLRALMDKAASSGTLTNPKKLNDFLKATTKAVTVDEDFGLVDMALQFRSLRGENLKFVTSPHKGSDTINGESVVVSDKEKALAMYQAMAADKMEEWVTTNASPSPKPGG